GCGCTTCCCCGGGAAATATCATTTAGGAAATAAACGCTCCTCAGTTGGCAAGAAGAGATGTAAACTACATGCAGAAATGATCATCACTCTTTTGTATACTTAGACGTATAACGTTCGAAAAAAGTTTACCTTTTAAAAAAATGATTACTTTAAGTTAACAATGTCATTAAAAATATACTTCAAGTTATAGACTTTAGAAGCTATGGCATTGTTTTCGTTAAGTAGTCGCACGTTTAAAATGCTTATATCGTTTTCATCGTAATTAATTATGTACCCTATTTAAGCTCTGTTTTTTGGGGATTCGAAGACCTACCTTTAAAAGTTCTGATGTTGTGATACAATCAATTGAGGGAATAATAGGCGAAGGAGAGATTATTTTGAAAAACATTATTGATAATAGAGGAGAAGAACATGAATTGATGCTTATAATTGTTACTATTTGTTCTTTTATTACTTTTAAAAAAATTACAAAACTCGAACGATATAAAAAGAAATTAAAAGGGTCATTTACACCTTATTAAAAATAGGAAAAACTTTATGAAATTGATTGACCTTCAATACGCATTTCATTTTCATCGAATACGTCACAAAAAAAGCAACAAAGTGAGATGTTTTACGTGCACAACTCACTCTGCTGCGTTGTTATAAGTCGTTTAACAGGTTACGGAACGCTTTCAATTCTTCTTCTGTAAACGTGAGACCTTTCCCCATTTTTTGATGGTCTGGGGACCATTCCCGGATGTCATACTTCGGCTCACGATTATTCCAACTGATTAAGTTGAGTTCCTTCTTCCAGCCCTTCGGAGACTCCGATAATTCACCGATATGTTTTACAATTTCAAATTTAATATCTGCCATTGCTCTTACCTCCAATTTATTAATTAATAGTGAATCACTTAGCTAATATTCGTTAATTTCCACTCACAAACAGTTTATAGATATCTAGATTAATTTAGAAATGAAGTCATGTATAACTATTATAAGTTCTTGTACATCCGTACGTAACGTGTGTGATAACCAAGGCTTTCATTCAACTTGATCATCTGACTATTCTTTGTACTTACCACCGTATGGAGTGATGTGGCCTTCACTTCATTCAACGCCCAAAATTCTAGTTCAACTTTTAATCGTTTTGCATATCCTTGTCCTCTATGTGCCTCATCTGTCCATAAGGAGATGATATCAACTTGCTTGGCATCTTTAGGATTAATTTCTGCCCAAATATAAGAAATCATGTTGCTGTTCTTTTCTATGATTGAACAAAATAGGCTGTTAGCTGATCGTTTCGCGGAAAGCTGTTCAACTGTTTTGTTGATGTCTTCACTGGAAACATGATAGTTATCTATCCATGCTGCTGGCAAACTTTCATGAATGTTTGCAATGTTGTTAATTAGCTCTTTATCATTTTCAGAAACTCTTTTAAGGGTAAAGTTGTCCATTATGTAAATATCCTTTCACAGTTATTACGGCACGCGCCTAAGTTTCTTGATACATGTGAGTGCATTTACACGCCTATTAGCAGCAAAACAGACACACACTCACTATCAGTGTACGTTTCATTTTGACATATGTAAATCCGAGACCTGACACTATTAATGCAAAAAAAGAGTGATACTTAGCTAAAATTGTTTAGTACCACTCTTTTTAAATTTTATGGCTATTTAGTTCTTCACAACAATGTCATCTCATCTGACGTAAATTTAGTATTTTAAATAGCAAGCTGTTGCTTAAACCCTATGATTATATAAGTCTTACTGAAACAGTATAGACAATGATACTCTGTTAATAGCTCTACGGTACCACGTTTGATCTAATACCCTCATTAGACCATCAAGTTAACTTCACTTGAATATACACTAGCTAAGCATTAGGAGCTATTGCGTTTTGTCGTTCTTAACGGTTAGGTGTATAGCGAACCCAATTATATGAAGCATTGGCGTCCTCTCCATAATACCTTCCTGCCCACTCGTCAATACCATACGTATTCCAAATGTTCATCATAATTTTACTTGGGTTACTAGGGATGTTTTCCGTTGCTGTTGCAACAAGCTGGCCATTAACATACCAATTAATATAATTTTCTTGCCAATCGAACGCGTACGTATTATAACTATTTGCTGCATCGAACCCTAAGTCGTAAAGTATTTCATTCCCTCCTACGCCGTCCGTGTAATAATTGAATTGAACCTTAGTCGTGTCGTTTCCTAAAAATTCAATGTCAATCTCATCCCAAGGAGCGCCATTATAGGAAGGACCTGTGTACGTGAAGAAAGAAGAAATGACCCCTGATACCTTTGCTGGTTTCATAGATACCTCGTATAATCCATATCCATAAAAATTATTGGTCGTATACTCCGCACATTCATAGTTGTAAGGAGGTGCATATGAATAGTTTGTACGCAGTGACAACTCCATTTGGCCACCATAAAAGTTAACTCTGTTCTGGCTCCAATGACACCCGAAAAAGTAATCATCATTTTTCCAGCCATCAGACATATTCCAGTTTTGCCAATCATGACTGTTAAACGAATGATAGACTTCTTCATCTGTTACTGGATTGTGTGCATATGCCGCACCCGCGAAAGACATCATTAGTAACGTCAACATAACGATTTTAATAGTCTTGTTAATTTTAATCACTCCTAAATATAGTTTGTATTGCTAAAGCATTTCTCTATAATTAGTTAAGATTATTCATGATGCTAGCCTATCGCTTTTTTTCACTTTCTCTTTTATACTTCTACACTTTTCCATAAGTCCTTCATTTGCAGAATAACCCCTACATTACTAGAACTTCTCTAGATAAGTGTCCGTCTTCTTTATC
The genomic region above belongs to Bacillus sp. A301a_S52 and contains:
- a CDS encoding GNAT family N-acetyltransferase; amino-acid sequence: MDNFTLKRVSENDKELINNIANIHESLPAAWIDNYHVSSEDINKTVEQLSAKRSANSLFCSIIEKNSNMISYIWAEINPKDAKQVDIISLWTDEAHRGQGYAKRLKVELEFWALNEVKATSLHTVVSTKNSQMIKLNESLGYHTRYVRMYKNL
- a CDS encoding family 16 glycosylhydrolase; this encodes MKINKTIKIVMLTLLMMSFAGAAYAHNPVTDEEVYHSFNSHDWQNWNMSDGWKNDDYFFGCHWSQNRVNFYGGQMELSLRTNYSYAPPYNYECAEYTTNNFYGYGLYEVSMKPAKVSGVISSFFTYTGPSYNGAPWDEIDIEFLGNDTTKVQFNYYTDGVGGNEILYDLGFDAANSYNTYAFDWQENYINWYVNGQLVATATENIPSNPSKIMMNIWNTYGIDEWAGRYYGEDANASYNWVRYTPNR